The following coding sequences are from one Aggregicoccus sp. 17bor-14 window:
- the glgC gene encoding glucose-1-phosphate adenylyltransferase, with translation MAKTMAMILAGGAGTRLEPLTRERAKPAVPFGGRYRIIDFVLSNFANSGIYRMKVLTQYKSDSLNNHLSRAWRMSNFLGHYVDIVPAQMRTGLDWYKGSADAIYQNLNLITDEEPDHIFVFGADNIYRMDCRQMLDFHVKNRADCTVAAIPVPIEQGKEFGIIDVGPNGEMLNFLEKPKNPPPMPGNPKMCLASMGNYLFSTEPLVQEIVRDAANDASAHDFGKSIISEMYKKSRVFVYDFAQNQVPGQEAKERGFWRDVGNIDVYYQSNMDLVEVDPIFNLYNDKWPIYTQPNNHPPAKFVFADRENKRVGHATDALVSEGCIISGGHVHRSVLSPKVRVNSFSEVEDSILFENVTIGRRCRIRRAIIDKNVEIPPGTTIGFNVEEDRRRFHVTADGVVVIPKGMKVT, from the coding sequence ATGGCCAAGACGATGGCAATGATCCTCGCCGGTGGTGCCGGCACCCGACTCGAGCCGCTCACGCGCGAGCGCGCGAAGCCGGCGGTCCCCTTCGGCGGGCGCTACCGCATCATCGATTTCGTTCTCTCCAACTTCGCCAACTCCGGCATCTACCGGATGAAGGTGCTCACCCAGTACAAGAGCGACTCGCTCAACAACCACCTGTCGCGCGCGTGGCGCATGAGCAACTTCCTCGGCCACTACGTCGACATCGTGCCCGCGCAGATGCGCACCGGGCTGGACTGGTACAAGGGCAGCGCGGACGCCATCTACCAGAACCTCAACCTCATCACGGACGAGGAGCCGGACCACATCTTCGTGTTCGGCGCGGACAACATCTACCGGATGGACTGCCGGCAGATGCTGGACTTCCACGTGAAGAACCGCGCCGACTGCACCGTGGCCGCCATCCCCGTGCCCATCGAGCAGGGCAAGGAGTTCGGCATCATCGACGTGGGGCCCAACGGGGAGATGCTCAACTTCCTCGAGAAGCCGAAGAACCCGCCGCCCATGCCCGGCAACCCGAAGATGTGCCTGGCCTCCATGGGCAACTACCTCTTCAGCACCGAGCCCCTGGTGCAGGAGATCGTGCGCGACGCCGCGAACGACGCGAGCGCCCACGACTTCGGCAAGAGCATCATCAGCGAGATGTACAAGAAGAGCCGCGTCTTCGTTTACGACTTCGCCCAGAACCAGGTGCCCGGGCAGGAGGCGAAGGAGCGCGGCTTCTGGCGCGACGTGGGGAACATCGACGTCTACTACCAGTCCAACATGGACCTGGTGGAGGTGGACCCCATCTTCAACCTCTACAACGACAAGTGGCCCATCTACACCCAGCCCAACAACCACCCGCCCGCGAAGTTCGTCTTCGCGGACCGGGAGAACAAGCGGGTGGGCCACGCCACGGACGCGCTGGTGAGCGAGGGCTGCATCATCTCGGGCGGCCACGTGCACCGCTCGGTGCTCAGCCCCAAGGTGCGGGTGAACAGCTTCTCGGAGGTGGAGGACAGCATCCTCTTCGAGAACGTCACCATCGGGCGGCGCTGCCGCATCCGCCGCGCCATCATCGACAAGAACGTGGAGATCCCCCCGGGCACCACCATCGGCTTCAACGTCGAGGAGGACCGGCGCCGCTTCCACGTGACGGCGGACGGCGTGGTGGTCATCCCCAAGGGGATGAAGGTCACCTAG
- a CDS encoding YafY family protein — protein MARADRLLRLIQVLRRHRAPVSAAALAEELEVSVRSVYRDVQTLRAQGASIEGEAGVGYLLRPGFLLPPLMFSDEELEALVLGLRLTAEHGDAALGRASAEVVAKLRAVLPRDLRQLVDETALLAGPARERPPETVDLAEVRAAIRTQHKARLAYVNERGDASERTVWPLGLGYFERSRVLIAWCEAKGDFRSFRADRITRWATLQERLPRSRMALLREWREREHIPAQLPGGT, from the coding sequence ATGGCCCGCGCCGACCGCCTCCTCCGCCTCATCCAGGTGCTGCGCCGCCACCGCGCGCCGGTGAGCGCCGCGGCACTCGCCGAGGAGCTCGAGGTTTCCGTGCGCTCGGTGTACCGCGACGTGCAGACGCTGCGCGCGCAGGGGGCCAGCATCGAGGGTGAGGCGGGCGTGGGCTACCTCCTTCGCCCCGGCTTCCTGCTGCCGCCGCTCATGTTCAGCGACGAGGAGCTGGAGGCGCTGGTGCTGGGCCTGCGGCTCACGGCGGAGCACGGGGACGCGGCGCTGGGCCGGGCCTCCGCGGAGGTGGTGGCGAAGCTGCGCGCAGTGCTGCCGCGCGACCTGCGCCAGCTCGTGGACGAGACGGCCCTGCTCGCGGGCCCCGCGCGCGAGCGCCCGCCCGAGACGGTGGACCTCGCGGAGGTGCGCGCGGCCATCCGCACCCAGCACAAGGCGCGGCTCGCCTATGTGAACGAGCGGGGGGACGCGAGCGAGCGCACCGTGTGGCCGCTGGGCCTGGGCTATTTCGAGCGCTCGCGGGTGCTCATCGCCTGGTGCGAGGCGAAGGGGGACTTCCGCTCCTTCCGCGCGGACCGCATCACGCGCTGGGCCACGCTGCAGGAGCGCCTGCCGCGCTCGCGGATGGCCCTGTTGCGGGAGTGGCGCGAGCGCGAGCACATCCCCGCGCAGCTGCCGGGCGGTACCTAG
- the add gene encoding adenosine deaminase, translating into MAPIRDDELPSATGIPSTARRGDFSPPPTLSVTEELLRALPKTDLHCHLDGSMRLKTILELAEKQGVKLPADTEDGLARAIHMGQVCESLEDYLVAFDVTLSVLQTEEGLYRAAYELALDAAAENVRYLEVRYSPALHLKGGLRETVVVDAVLEGLRAAKREVGIKYGVLLCGIRHMSPRTSVRLAELCVAYKNRGVVGFDLAGAEMNFPAKDHKDAFQLILKNNVNCTAHAGEAYGPESIAQAIHFLGAHRIGHGTRLREDGDLLNYVNDHRIPLEICPTSNVQTRAVDALESHPLKFYLDYGLRVTINTDNRLITDTTVTKELWTSHRHLGLTLEDLTTCIVAGFKSAFLPQREKQDLLKHVNAEIGKTLEAFGQKPI; encoded by the coding sequence ATGGCTCCCATCCGCGACGACGAACTGCCCAGCGCCACCGGGATTCCTTCCACCGCCCGCCGGGGCGACTTCAGCCCTCCGCCCACGCTCAGCGTGACGGAGGAGCTCCTGCGCGCCCTGCCCAAGACCGACCTGCACTGCCACCTGGACGGCTCGATGCGGCTCAAGACCATCCTCGAGCTCGCCGAGAAGCAGGGGGTGAAGCTGCCGGCGGACACCGAGGACGGGCTCGCGCGCGCCATCCACATGGGCCAGGTGTGCGAGAGCCTCGAGGACTACCTCGTCGCCTTCGACGTGACGCTCAGCGTGCTGCAGACGGAGGAGGGGCTGTACCGCGCGGCGTACGAGCTCGCGCTGGATGCGGCGGCCGAGAACGTGCGCTACCTGGAGGTGCGCTACAGCCCCGCGCTGCACCTGAAGGGCGGCCTGCGCGAGACGGTGGTGGTGGACGCGGTGCTCGAGGGCCTGCGCGCCGCCAAGCGCGAGGTGGGCATCAAGTACGGGGTGCTGCTGTGCGGCATCCGGCACATGAGCCCGCGCACCAGCGTGCGGCTCGCCGAGCTGTGCGTCGCGTACAAGAACCGCGGCGTGGTGGGCTTCGACCTCGCAGGCGCCGAGATGAACTTCCCGGCCAAGGACCACAAGGACGCCTTCCAGCTCATCCTCAAGAACAACGTGAACTGCACCGCGCACGCGGGCGAGGCCTACGGGCCCGAGTCGATCGCGCAGGCCATCCACTTCCTCGGCGCGCACCGCATCGGCCACGGCACGCGCCTGCGCGAGGACGGCGACCTGCTCAACTACGTGAACGACCACCGCATCCCGCTGGAGATCTGCCCGACCTCCAACGTGCAGACCCGCGCGGTGGACGCGCTCGAGAGCCACCCGCTCAAGTTCTACCTGGACTACGGCCTGCGGGTGACCATCAACACGGACAACCGGCTCATCACCGACACCACCGTGACGAAGGAGCTGTGGACGAGCCACCGGCACCTGGGCCTCACGCTCGAGGACCTCACCACCTGCATCGTCGCGGGCTTCAAGAGCGCCTTCCTCCCGCAGCGCGAGAAGCAGGACCTGCTCAAGCACGTCAACGCGGAGATCGGCAAGACGCTCGAGGCCTTCGGGCAGAAGCCGATCTAG
- a CDS encoding SRPBCC family protein has translation MRRYVHETVVPTPAGKLYRALTDIARWPQWDAELASTEAPASLTRGAAFSLTPRGGPRVRMTVEEASAPASFTDVAHLPLARMRTRHDLLPCAEGTRVRVTIEVAGPLSLLWDRAVARKQAAGSEANTHALARFAEAQP, from the coding sequence ATGCGCCGCTACGTCCACGAGACCGTCGTCCCCACCCCGGCCGGGAAGCTCTACCGCGCCCTCACCGACATCGCCCGCTGGCCGCAATGGGATGCGGAGCTCGCCTCCACCGAGGCCCCGGCGTCCCTCACCCGCGGGGCCGCCTTCAGCCTCACGCCCCGCGGTGGCCCCCGGGTGCGCATGACGGTGGAGGAGGCGAGCGCGCCGGCCTCGTTCACGGATGTGGCCCACCTGCCGCTCGCCCGCATGCGCACGCGGCACGACCTGCTCCCCTGCGCGGAGGGCACGCGGGTGCGCGTGACCATCGAGGTGGCGGGCCCGCTCTCGCTCCTCTGGGACCGCGCGGTGGCGCGCAAGCAGGCGGCGGGGAGCGAGGCCAATACGCACGCGCTCGCGCGCTTCGCGGAGGCGCAGCCGTGA
- a CDS encoding OPT family oligopeptide transporter: protein MKADTQSTPKEITLRGVVLGVLITLVFTAAQVYLGLRVGLTFATSIPAAVISMALLSAFKDASIQENNIVQTLASAAGTLASVIFVLPGLLMIGWWTHVPFWPTFGACAIGGVLGVMYTVPLRRALVSQSDLPYPEGVAAAEVLKVGTSSRSGAEEGRAGLMAVIWGSVASALFAAGAAIKVMAGEVSVYFRVGRGATGIGAASSLALIGAGHLMGITVGIAMLVGLIIAWALLVPMLTSMNPMPDMEAAGHALRVWSTQVRMIGAGAIGAAAIVTLAGLAKPVIGGLKSALDAARKAKTQGSAPPRTEQDMPIATVGIVTLLALVPAGWLLGSFLSGTALASVSMPLVAVGIAYVLLAGVCAAAVCGYMAGLIGSSNSPVSGIAILTILGAALSVGVVGRSLTGPEVSHALVAYALFVTTVVLAVAVIGNDNLQDLKTGQLVDATPWKQQVALLIGVVAGSVVVPPVLELLNKAYGFAGAPNANAISNQPLAAPQATLISTLAKGVIGGDLRWDLVLWGAALGLLLVVINFGLKAATKGRYSLPPLGVGLAIYLPSAVTAPVVVGAFAGYFFERGVEKHPWGETAKRLAVLVMSGFIVGESLFNVALAGLIVSTGKGEPLALNVNFSEVTTMLVALVVGILVVAGLYRWTSRTARSIEV from the coding sequence ATGAAGGCCGACACCCAGTCCACACCGAAGGAAATCACGCTGCGAGGAGTCGTCCTCGGCGTGCTCATCACCCTGGTGTTCACCGCGGCGCAGGTCTACCTCGGGCTGCGCGTGGGCCTCACCTTCGCGACGTCCATCCCGGCGGCCGTCATCTCGATGGCGCTGCTGAGCGCCTTCAAGGACGCGTCCATCCAGGAGAACAACATCGTGCAGACGCTGGCCTCGGCGGCCGGCACCCTGGCCTCGGTCATCTTCGTGCTGCCCGGCCTGCTGATGATCGGCTGGTGGACGCACGTGCCCTTCTGGCCCACCTTCGGCGCGTGCGCGATCGGCGGCGTGCTGGGCGTGATGTACACGGTGCCCCTGCGCCGCGCGCTCGTGTCCCAGTCCGACCTGCCCTACCCCGAGGGCGTGGCGGCCGCCGAGGTGCTCAAGGTGGGCACCTCCTCGCGCAGCGGCGCCGAGGAGGGCCGCGCGGGCCTCATGGCCGTCATCTGGGGCAGCGTCGCCTCCGCGCTCTTCGCCGCCGGCGCCGCCATCAAGGTCATGGCCGGCGAGGTGAGCGTGTACTTCCGCGTCGGCCGCGGGGCCACGGGCATCGGCGCCGCGAGCTCGCTCGCGCTCATCGGCGCCGGGCACCTGATGGGCATCACCGTGGGCATCGCGATGCTCGTGGGTCTGATCATCGCCTGGGCCCTGCTCGTGCCGATGCTCACCTCCATGAACCCCATGCCGGACATGGAGGCCGCGGGCCACGCGCTGCGCGTGTGGAGCACGCAGGTGCGCATGATCGGCGCCGGCGCCATCGGCGCGGCGGCCATCGTGACGCTGGCGGGCCTGGCCAAGCCGGTCATCGGCGGCCTCAAGAGCGCGCTGGATGCCGCGCGCAAGGCGAAGACCCAGGGCAGCGCCCCCCCGCGCACCGAGCAGGACATGCCCATCGCCACGGTGGGCATCGTGACGCTGCTCGCGCTCGTGCCCGCCGGGTGGCTGCTGGGCAGCTTCCTGAGCGGCACCGCGCTGGCGAGCGTGAGCATGCCCCTGGTCGCGGTGGGCATCGCCTACGTGCTGCTCGCGGGCGTGTGCGCCGCGGCGGTGTGCGGCTACATGGCCGGCCTCATCGGCTCCTCGAACTCGCCCGTCTCGGGCATCGCCATCCTTACCATCCTCGGCGCCGCGCTGAGCGTGGGCGTGGTGGGCCGCAGCCTCACCGGCCCCGAGGTCTCCCACGCGCTGGTCGCCTACGCGCTCTTCGTCACCACCGTGGTGCTCGCGGTGGCGGTCATCGGCAACGACAACCTGCAGGACCTCAAGACCGGACAGCTCGTGGATGCGACCCCCTGGAAGCAGCAGGTGGCGCTGCTCATCGGCGTGGTCGCGGGCTCGGTGGTGGTGCCGCCGGTGCTCGAGCTGCTGAACAAGGCCTACGGCTTCGCGGGCGCGCCCAACGCGAACGCCATCTCCAACCAGCCGCTCGCCGCGCCCCAGGCCACGCTCATCTCCACCCTGGCCAAGGGCGTCATCGGCGGTGACCTGCGCTGGGACCTGGTGCTGTGGGGCGCGGCGCTGGGCCTGCTGCTCGTGGTCATCAACTTCGGCCTCAAGGCCGCGACCAAGGGCCGCTACAGCCTGCCGCCGCTCGGAGTGGGCCTCGCCATCTACCTGCCCAGCGCCGTGACCGCGCCCGTGGTCGTGGGCGCCTTCGCCGGCTACTTCTTCGAGCGCGGCGTGGAGAAGCACCCCTGGGGCGAGACGGCCAAGCGCCTCGCCGTGCTGGTGATGTCCGGCTTCATCGTGGGCGAGAGCCTCTTCAACGTCGCGCTCGCCGGCCTCATCGTCTCCACCGGCAAGGGCGAGCCGCTGGCGCTCAACGTCAACTTCAGCGAGGTGACCACCATGCTCGTCGCGCTGGTGGTGGGCATCCTCGTGGTCGCGGGGCTGTACCGCTGGACCTCGCGCACCGCGCGCAGCATCGAGGTGTGA
- a CDS encoding PQQ-like beta-propeller repeat protein: MPPSLRSLPLLLMLLALAGCKRPVEQVVAYSSDASSRTGLLPLADGVLLGNEAGALLRLRADGTVLWRAMLGREVAARPAVSGGHVLAGTVGGDLVCVDLQTGAERWRLTGQPPVLADLAADEGAVYVMAPDGSVRAHAVDTGALRWRRPGLPPQVAARLPPPLTPVLGAGTLVLVQGNKVLGLSAQDGAERWREAKGEVVGLTGDGQSVFLSTRTGGLLRLRPADGSTVWEVSPAVGATSAPSLAGGRVWMGAPPSELVGVKLEDGSLAWKSHLPAPLSGGVAVLGDTVLVPLQGPEGLLLGLQQPGEDPVFEQRLDTRLLSAPAVLGDTALVLGRDGRVLGYRLRRD, encoded by the coding sequence ATGCCCCCTTCCCTGCGCTCCCTCCCGCTGCTGCTGATGCTGCTCGCGCTCGCCGGCTGCAAGCGCCCCGTGGAGCAGGTGGTGGCGTACAGCTCGGATGCCTCGAGCCGCACCGGCCTGCTGCCGCTCGCGGACGGGGTGCTGCTGGGCAACGAAGCAGGGGCACTGCTGCGGCTGCGCGCGGACGGCACCGTGCTGTGGCGCGCGATGCTCGGGCGCGAGGTGGCCGCCCGCCCCGCCGTCTCGGGCGGCCACGTGCTCGCGGGCACGGTGGGCGGAGACCTGGTGTGCGTGGACCTGCAGACGGGCGCCGAGCGCTGGCGCCTCACCGGGCAGCCCCCGGTGCTCGCGGACCTCGCGGCGGACGAGGGCGCGGTGTACGTGATGGCGCCGGACGGCAGCGTGCGCGCGCACGCGGTGGACACCGGCGCCCTGCGCTGGCGCCGCCCGGGGCTTCCCCCGCAAGTCGCGGCCCGCTTGCCTCCGCCGCTGACCCCGGTGCTCGGAGCCGGCACGCTGGTGCTCGTGCAGGGAAACAAGGTGCTCGGCCTCTCGGCGCAGGATGGCGCGGAGCGCTGGCGCGAGGCGAAGGGCGAGGTGGTGGGGCTCACGGGGGATGGCCAGTCGGTGTTCCTCAGCACGCGCACCGGAGGGCTCCTGCGCCTGCGCCCCGCGGACGGGAGCACGGTGTGGGAGGTGAGCCCCGCGGTGGGCGCCACCAGCGCGCCCTCGCTCGCGGGCGGACGAGTGTGGATGGGCGCGCCCCCTTCGGAGCTCGTGGGGGTGAAGCTCGAGGACGGCAGCCTCGCGTGGAAGAGCCACCTGCCCGCGCCGCTCTCCGGTGGAGTCGCGGTGCTGGGCGACACGGTGCTCGTGCCGCTGCAGGGCCCGGAGGGGCTGCTGCTCGGCCTGCAGCAGCCCGGTGAGGACCCGGTCTTCGAGCAGCGCCTGGACACGCGGCTCTTGAGCGCGCCCGCCGTGCTGGGCGACACGGCGCTGGTGCTGGGGCGCGACGGGCGCGTGCTCGGCTACCGGCTGCGCCGCGACTAG
- a CDS encoding WYL domain-containing protein, giving the protein MVEALSRAVRGRRVVVFMYDGLLRTVEPHALGLSSAGDTLLSGYQTAGFSHSSEQPGWRLYRLDRMQSLAVTPYTFAGRRPGFNPQHPLLATVLAMVPEEEGLLTGP; this is encoded by the coding sequence GTGGTCGAGGCGCTCTCCCGGGCCGTGCGCGGCCGCCGGGTCGTGGTGTTCATGTACGACGGGCTCCTGCGCACGGTGGAGCCGCACGCGCTGGGGCTGAGCAGCGCCGGGGACACCCTGCTCAGCGGGTACCAGACGGCGGGCTTCTCGCACTCCAGCGAGCAGCCGGGCTGGCGCCTGTACCGCCTGGACCGGATGCAGTCCCTCGCGGTGACGCCGTACACCTTCGCGGGACGGCGCCCCGGCTTCAACCCGCAGCACCCGCTGCTCGCCACGGTGCTGGCGATGGTGCCCGAGGAGGAGGGGCTCCTGACCGGGCCCTGA
- a CDS encoding EVE domain-containing protein, whose translation MRAWVGVVSRSHVQRGVAGGFAQLCHGRAEALRRMSVGDWLVYYSPRTDMQEGEPLKAFTALGRVEGEGVEQVDLGGDFRPYRRRIAYLPVRREAKVDALAARLAFIREHPNWGMLARRGHFEIPLEDLALIAGALGVQAP comes from the coding sequence GTGAGGGCCTGGGTGGGCGTCGTCTCGCGCTCGCACGTGCAGCGCGGGGTGGCGGGGGGCTTCGCGCAGCTGTGCCATGGCCGCGCGGAAGCGCTGCGGCGGATGAGCGTGGGCGACTGGCTCGTCTACTACTCGCCGCGCACGGACATGCAGGAGGGCGAGCCCCTCAAGGCCTTCACCGCGCTGGGGCGGGTGGAGGGGGAGGGGGTGGAGCAGGTGGACCTGGGCGGAGACTTCCGGCCCTACCGCCGCCGCATCGCCTACCTTCCCGTGCGCCGGGAGGCGAAGGTGGACGCGCTCGCCGCGCGCCTCGCCTTCATCCGCGAGCATCCCAACTGGGGGATGCTCGCGCGGCGCGGGCACTTCGAGATCCCGCTCGAGGACCTCGCGCTCATCGCCGGGGCGCTCGGGGTGCAGGCGCCCTGA
- a CDS encoding nitrous oxide reductase family maturation protein NosD yields MFRPKSLLSLCATALTLTAGCAAQDPASEQAPDNLAADPAAPAAEAPKAPKTPAPDAGTPVTGTSPGTTLTATQGPVASTLSASSFSRVLWVSPTGSDTAAGTETQPFRTFGKALSLVQPGEAVFAKGGTYAERLSVTGRDGTADKWITVAAAPGATVVLKGGTGSTAALLDVRRAYWRFEGLTLDVGGDKAFAAIWRSAAAHHGLLRNCVAKNGSAGAGVNIAEYASNVTVENCEISNFQKVPLDDSHGVIVQTTTKNVVVRNSKIHHNSGDAVQCIGPEGAATIAGTPHDNLLVENNTLHDNVENGVDVKTCTHVTLRGNTIYGHHTSSSSKGEGIVIHMSAKDVVVEDNVLRDNGRGVSVGGNREGDPPTNITLRRNQLTDGSTVNGDEGTALRINTAWNVQIYNNTVYGMPANCLGFGSGDSGNTDKLDVRNNVFAGCTYAVKAGPLRSNVSIEANLYWRPNASAQLLLDGSVKSLDAWKRATGWDSASSERDPAFTNVASRDLSLAASSPAREAGVSVGLPYCGPAPDQGALETGCTGPVATVGTP; encoded by the coding sequence ATGTTCCGACCCAAGTCGCTCCTCTCCCTGTGCGCCACCGCCCTCACCCTCACGGCCGGCTGCGCGGCGCAGGACCCCGCTTCCGAGCAGGCCCCCGACAACCTCGCCGCCGACCCGGCCGCTCCCGCCGCCGAGGCTCCCAAGGCGCCCAAGACCCCCGCTCCGGACGCCGGCACCCCGGTGACCGGGACCAGCCCGGGCACGACCCTCACGGCCACGCAGGGCCCCGTGGCCTCCACGCTCAGCGCCTCGAGCTTCAGCCGCGTGCTCTGGGTCTCGCCCACCGGCAGTGACACGGCGGCGGGCACCGAGACCCAGCCCTTCCGCACCTTCGGCAAGGCGCTGAGCCTGGTGCAGCCGGGTGAGGCGGTGTTCGCCAAGGGCGGCACCTACGCGGAGCGGCTCAGCGTCACGGGCCGCGACGGCACCGCGGACAAGTGGATCACCGTGGCGGCGGCCCCCGGCGCCACCGTGGTGCTCAAGGGCGGCACCGGCAGCACCGCGGCGCTGCTGGACGTGCGCCGCGCCTACTGGCGCTTCGAGGGCCTCACCCTGGACGTGGGCGGCGACAAGGCCTTCGCGGCCATCTGGCGCTCGGCCGCGGCGCACCACGGGCTGCTGCGCAACTGCGTCGCGAAGAACGGCTCGGCGGGCGCCGGCGTGAACATCGCCGAGTACGCGAGCAACGTGACGGTGGAGAACTGCGAGATCTCCAACTTCCAGAAGGTGCCGCTCGACGACAGCCACGGCGTCATCGTGCAGACCACCACGAAGAACGTGGTCGTGCGCAACTCGAAGATCCACCACAACTCGGGTGACGCCGTGCAGTGCATCGGGCCCGAGGGCGCGGCCACCATCGCCGGCACCCCGCACGACAACCTGCTGGTGGAGAACAACACGCTGCACGACAACGTGGAGAACGGCGTGGACGTGAAGACCTGCACGCACGTCACGCTGCGCGGCAACACCATCTACGGCCACCACACCTCGAGCAGCTCGAAGGGCGAGGGCATCGTCATCCACATGTCCGCGAAGGACGTGGTGGTGGAGGACAACGTGCTGCGCGACAACGGGCGCGGCGTCAGCGTGGGCGGCAACCGCGAGGGCGACCCGCCGACCAACATCACCCTGCGCCGCAACCAGCTGACGGACGGCTCCACGGTGAACGGCGACGAGGGCACCGCGCTGCGCATCAACACCGCGTGGAACGTGCAGATCTACAACAACACCGTGTACGGGATGCCGGCCAACTGCCTCGGCTTCGGCAGCGGCGACAGCGGCAACACGGACAAGCTGGACGTGCGCAACAACGTCTTCGCCGGCTGCACCTACGCGGTGAAGGCGGGCCCCTTGCGCTCCAACGTCTCGATCGAGGCGAACCTCTACTGGCGCCCGAACGCCAGCGCGCAGCTGCTGCTGGACGGCAGCGTGAAGAGCCTGGACGCGTGGAAGCGCGCGACCGGCTGGGACTCGGCCTCCAGCGAGCGCGACCCGGCATTCACCAACGTGGCCTCGCGCGACCTGAGCCTCGCCGCGAGCTCGCCCGCGCGCGAGGCCGGGGTGAGCGTGGGGCTGCCCTACTGCGGCCCTGCGCCGGACCAGGGGGCGCTCGAGACCGGCTGCACGGGCCCGGTGGCCACCGTCGGCACGCCGTAG
- a CDS encoding GGDEF domain-containing protein translates to MAAEQTRVTSMAPRPGAGNEGAAPGGWLVQIHGPQLGRKVALGGGALGGGAPGDGAPGAQAVGIGRDPDNAVAVELDTVSRHHARLWCEGADVWVEDLGSTNGTWLNHAPLPGPARLESGDLLKVGGALFKFLSGGDVEVQYHETLYQLAISDGLTGASNKRFLLEYLERELGRCHRYGRALSLLLFDLDHFKRINDMHGHVAGDQVLRELAQGVLPLVRREQCFARYGGEEFALVLPEDGPDKARHFAEKLRRQVAERAFRFEGVRIPVTVSIGVADLTAQMTEPQQLLQAADAQLYEAKRGGRNRVAG, encoded by the coding sequence ATGGCCGCTGAGCAGACGCGCGTGACGAGCATGGCGCCCCGCCCCGGTGCAGGGAACGAAGGCGCTGCCCCCGGGGGCTGGCTGGTGCAGATCCACGGGCCGCAGCTGGGGCGCAAGGTGGCGCTGGGGGGAGGCGCGCTGGGTGGCGGCGCCCCCGGTGACGGCGCACCCGGCGCTCAAGCGGTCGGCATCGGGCGCGACCCGGACAACGCGGTGGCGGTGGAGCTGGACACGGTGAGCCGGCACCACGCCCGGCTGTGGTGCGAGGGCGCGGACGTGTGGGTGGAGGACCTGGGCAGCACCAACGGCACCTGGCTCAACCACGCCCCGCTGCCGGGCCCCGCGCGGCTCGAGAGCGGGGACCTGCTCAAGGTGGGCGGCGCCCTCTTCAAGTTCCTCTCGGGCGGCGACGTGGAGGTGCAGTACCACGAGACCCTCTACCAGCTGGCCATCTCGGACGGGCTCACCGGGGCGAGCAACAAGCGCTTCCTGCTCGAGTACCTGGAGCGGGAGCTGGGGCGCTGCCACCGCTACGGGCGCGCGCTCTCGCTGCTGCTCTTCGACCTGGACCACTTCAAGCGCATCAACGACATGCACGGCCACGTGGCCGGGGACCAGGTGCTGCGCGAGCTCGCGCAGGGGGTGCTGCCGCTGGTGCGCCGCGAGCAGTGCTTCGCGCGCTACGGCGGCGAGGAGTTCGCGCTGGTGCTGCCCGAGGACGGGCCGGACAAGGCGCGCCACTTCGCCGAGAAGCTGCGCCGCCAGGTGGCCGAGCGCGCCTTCCGCTTCGAGGGCGTGCGCATCCCGGTGACGGTGTCCATCGGGGTGGCGGACCTCACGGCGCAGATGACCGAGCCCCAGCAGCTGCTGCAGGCGGCCGACGCGCAGCTCTACGAGGCCAAGCGCGGCGGGCGCAACCGGGTGGCGGGGTAG
- a CDS encoding MBL fold metallo-hydrolase yields the protein MARGVKTGRSLAGALARAVLILGGVALLLAAALVSQLPRAGDARIEAAPEVVGVYDGQSYAWILRTKNGAALIDTGMEPDGEHLLRELAAEGLGLRDVHTVLLTHGHRDHWGAAHLFPDARVLVGPGEEDVIAGVVKLHAPLVRLFDQLTPAPQPPARMETLFDGQVLELDGERLRVLHLPGHTPGSVAFLWHDLLFTGDALMARRGGVGPPPFFLCEDAAQARESLRVLLELPFTRIADGHTGLTENAKAKLREALE from the coding sequence GTGGCGCGGGGTGTGAAGACGGGAAGGTCACTGGCGGGGGCGCTGGCGCGCGCCGTGCTCATCCTCGGCGGGGTGGCGCTGCTGCTGGCCGCGGCGCTGGTGAGTCAGCTGCCGCGCGCCGGAGACGCTCGCATCGAGGCGGCGCCCGAGGTGGTGGGCGTGTACGACGGGCAGTCGTACGCGTGGATCCTGCGCACGAAGAACGGCGCCGCCCTCATCGACACCGGCATGGAGCCGGACGGGGAGCACCTGCTGCGCGAGCTGGCGGCCGAGGGCCTGGGCCTGCGCGACGTGCACACCGTGCTGCTCACCCACGGGCACCGCGACCACTGGGGCGCGGCGCACCTCTTCCCGGACGCGCGCGTGCTGGTGGGGCCCGGCGAGGAGGACGTCATCGCGGGCGTGGTGAAGCTGCACGCCCCGCTCGTGCGGCTCTTCGACCAGCTCACGCCCGCGCCGCAGCCGCCCGCGCGCATGGAGACCCTGTTCGACGGGCAGGTGCTGGAGCTGGACGGAGAGCGGCTTCGCGTCCTGCACCTGCCGGGGCACACCCCGGGCAGCGTGGCCTTCCTCTGGCACGACCTGCTCTTCACCGGCGATGCGCTGATGGCCCGCCGCGGGGGCGTGGGGCCTCCGCCCTTCTTCCTCTGTGAGGACGCGGCGCAGGCGCGCGAGAGCCTGCGCGTGCTGCTGGAGCTGCCCTTCACCCGCATCGCGGACGGGCACACCGGCCTCACCGAGAACGCGAAGGCGAAGCTGCGCGAGGCGCTCGAGTAG